The following are encoded in a window of Rubellicoccus peritrichatus genomic DNA:
- a CDS encoding sulfatase family protein codes for MKSFLQIYSLLLAASFAFQSSVLSVRGDERPNVLIIMADDLGYADVGFNGSKDVETPVLDRLATQGVIFENGYVTHPYCGPSRAGFITGRYQARFGMEINVTYSPYDLHSGLPLDQRTFGDRLQDLGYTTGIIGKWHLGASAPFHPNNRGFDYFYGFLSGGHDYFPSTINTHHDLLLPNGKPHYSANEGSYLPLIRNTKDAEFDEYLTYALSKDAARFVKKTEDPFCLFLAYNAPHGPLEAPKDLLEKYSHIDTWQRRAYLAMIDAMDQGIGMVVDALKESDKFDNTLIFFLSDNGGVQSKPGYENETWADNGPLRNGKGSMREGGSHVPFIAYWSDGIPSGEKYLYPVSSLDIAATAIALAGGNVDDDTLDGVNLVPYVNGEKSGPPHDALFWRIRDGSAWCIRTPTAKYLLEGHGATEPELYDMVNDPYESNNIIDERPDQRQQLAAMWNEWNAKNSANILLQSGQYQQKRLQMYKELFEELNRSAEQRAPVTIE; via the coding sequence ATGAAATCATTCCTTCAAATTTACAGCCTCCTTCTAGCGGCATCTTTTGCATTTCAGTCCTCCGTACTTTCAGTCAGAGGTGACGAAAGACCCAACGTGCTAATCATCATGGCCGATGACCTCGGTTATGCGGATGTCGGGTTCAATGGCTCTAAGGATGTCGAAACGCCTGTTCTCGACCGCTTGGCTACCCAAGGCGTAATATTTGAGAACGGTTACGTCACTCATCCCTACTGTGGCCCTTCGCGCGCTGGATTTATTACGGGTCGCTATCAGGCGAGATTCGGCATGGAAATAAACGTCACCTACTCTCCCTATGATCTTCACTCAGGGCTCCCCTTAGATCAAAGAACATTTGGCGACCGACTTCAAGATCTCGGCTATACAACCGGAATCATCGGCAAATGGCATCTCGGCGCGTCTGCTCCATTCCATCCCAACAATCGAGGATTCGATTATTTCTACGGCTTCCTTTCCGGCGGTCATGACTACTTTCCCTCAACCATCAACACACATCACGATTTACTACTACCCAACGGCAAGCCTCATTACAGCGCCAATGAAGGTAGCTATCTACCCTTGATCCGAAATACCAAGGACGCGGAGTTCGACGAATACCTTACCTACGCACTGAGCAAAGACGCCGCCCGCTTCGTTAAAAAAACCGAAGATCCGTTTTGTCTCTTTCTTGCCTACAACGCACCCCACGGCCCTCTTGAGGCGCCTAAAGATCTTCTGGAAAAGTATTCCCATATCGATACCTGGCAGCGCCGAGCCTATCTTGCGATGATCGACGCGATGGACCAAGGCATTGGCATGGTGGTGGACGCTCTAAAGGAATCAGACAAGTTCGACAACACGCTGATTTTCTTTTTATCCGACAACGGTGGCGTACAATCCAAGCCAGGATACGAGAACGAAACTTGGGCCGACAACGGTCCCCTCCGCAACGGTAAAGGCAGTATGCGCGAGGGTGGAAGCCACGTCCCATTCATAGCGTATTGGTCAGACGGAATTCCTAGTGGAGAAAAGTACCTCTACCCAGTGTCATCCCTTGATATCGCAGCCACTGCCATAGCACTCGCGGGCGGCAACGTCGATGACGACACCTTGGATGGCGTCAACCTTGTCCCCTATGTCAATGGCGAGAAAAGCGGCCCGCCACATGACGCTCTTTTCTGGCGGATTCGCGATGGATCGGCCTGGTGCATTCGTACGCCAACCGCTAAATACCTTTTAGAAGGCCACGGTGCAACCGAACCGGAACTCTACGACATGGTCAATGACCCCTACGAGTCTAATAACATCATCGATGAGCGCCCCGATCAGCGCCAACAGCTCGCCGCCATGTGGAATGAATGGAATGCGAAAAACAGCGCCAATATCCTTCTTCAGTCCGGGCAATATCAACAGAAGCGACTTCAGATGTATAAAGAACTTTTTGAAGAACTCAACCGAAGTGCCGAACAACGGGCTCCGGTTACCATTGAATAA
- a CDS encoding sigma-70 family RNA polymerase sigma factor gives METRHTLLQRACQPDNNEAWDEFVFYYQKFIYYLLNRIGVGSNDIDDLAQEILLELWKSLPTYKKEKAKFRTWLSAIVRHQAGRYLSRKIRQQKVISASEHERVEFNAVDAANNEFEEMVNEEWGIYISNLAMKNVEKVYRGHAIEVFNMSIKGKSVESIANELGITTNTVYTLKRRVKSRLLKEIQHLKANLE, from the coding sequence ATGGAAACTCGCCACACGCTTTTGCAAAGAGCTTGCCAGCCCGACAATAATGAAGCCTGGGATGAGTTCGTCTTTTATTATCAGAAGTTTATCTACTATCTGTTGAATCGAATTGGGGTTGGATCCAATGACATTGACGACCTGGCGCAGGAAATTTTGCTCGAGCTTTGGAAAAGTTTGCCAACCTACAAAAAGGAGAAAGCTAAATTTCGCACTTGGCTTAGTGCGATTGTTCGCCATCAGGCGGGTCGTTATCTTTCGCGAAAAATTCGACAGCAAAAGGTTATCAGCGCCTCGGAGCACGAGCGAGTCGAGTTTAACGCTGTGGATGCAGCTAACAATGAGTTTGAGGAAATGGTCAATGAAGAATGGGGAATATACATATCGAATTTGGCGATGAAGAATGTAGAGAAAGTTTATCGAGGCCATGCTATCGAGGTTTTCAATATGAGCATTAAGGGGAAAAGCGTAGAGTCGATCGCCAACGAATTGGGTATCACGACCAACACCGTTTATACTTTGAAAAGACGCGTGAAAAGTCGTTTGCTCAAAGAAATTCAGCATTTGAAAGCGAATTTGGAATGA